One genomic segment of Musa acuminata AAA Group cultivar baxijiao chromosome BXJ3-3, Cavendish_Baxijiao_AAA, whole genome shotgun sequence includes these proteins:
- the LOC135633074 gene encoding BAG family molecular chaperone regulator 1-like, translating into MMRMRRSGSDDGSSRGSAEEAAAGAREVGGEWEMRPGGMLVQRRGWDPGAPPPEMRLRISYGAARFEVSVCSLATFRELKKILTAETGLQPAEQRLFYKGKERGDGEFLDVCGVKNRSKVVLTEDPTSLERRYVEMRKNARIQSAQRAISAESMEVDKLADQVTTIEKSITERNKVAEVQITTLIELLMRQAVKLDSIHTEGDASSQKNLQAKRVQKCVETLDLLKIRNGRLKPVVVTTKWETFDPPTTTTQWEYFD; encoded by the exons ATGATGCGGATGCGGCGGTCAGGGTCCGACGACGGATCGAGCCGCGGGTcggcggaggaggcggcggcgggggcTAGGGAGGTGGGCGGAGAATGGGAGATGAGGCCCGGCGGGATGCTGGTCCAGAGGCGCGGGTGGGATCCAGGGGCGCCGCCGCCGGAGATGCGCCTCCGGATCTCGTACGGCGCTGCCAGGTTCGAGGTCTCGGTCTGTTCCCTTGCCACCTTCC GGGAGTTGAAGAAGATTCTGACGGCGGAGACGGGGCTGCAGCCGGCGGAGCAGAGGCTGTTCTACAAGGGGAAGGAGAGGGGGGACGGCGAGTTCCTCGACGTCTGTGGCGTAAAGAACCGATCGAAGGTGGTACTGACGGAGGATCCGACGAGCTTGGAGAGGCGATACGTGGAGATGCGGAAGAACGCGAGGATCCAAAGCGCTCAACGTGCCATCTCTGCCGAGTCCATGGAGGTGGACAAGTTGGCCGATCAG GTTACTACCATTGAGAAGTCCATTACTGAAAGGAATAAGGTGGCGGAAGTACAGATCACCACATTAATAGAGCTGCTCATGAGACAAGCAGTCAAACTAGATAGCATCCACACAGAGGGAGACGCTTCTTCCCAGAAAAATTTACAG GCAAAGAGGGTGCAAAAATGTGTTGAGACTCTGGATCTCCTCAAGATCAGGAACGGCAGATTGAAGCCTGTAGTCGTCACTACAAAGTGGGAGACTTTCGATCCTCCAACTACGACAACACAATGGGAATATTTCGACTGA
- the LOC135633762 gene encoding auxin response factor 17-like, producing MRLSSSGLGNQQQEDTEEQRCLNSELWHACAGPLVSLPPVGSRVVYFPQGHSEQVAASTNKEIDSLPSYRSLPPQLVCQLHNVTMHADVESDEVYSQMTLQPLNPEEQKEPYLPTELGTASKQPTNYFCKTLTASDTSTHGGFSVPRRAAEKVFPPLDFSLQPPAQELIAMDLHGNEWKFRHIFRGQPKRHLLTTGWSVFVSAKRLIAGDSVLFIWNDNNQLLLGIRRANRPQTVMPSSVLSSDSMHIGLLAAAAHAAATNSRFTIFYNPRASPSEFVIPLAKYVKAVYHTRISVGMRFRMLFETEESSVRRYMGTITGIGDLDPVHWPNSHWRSVKVGWDESTAGERQPKVSLWEIEPLTTFPMYPSPFPFRLKRPWPPGLPSLHGGKHDDFSLSSPVTWFRNGGNPGLQSLNFQGTGVTPWTQPRFDTTILGLPPDMYLTMAADGIQETRTMDPTKQVSSAMLQFQQMQNTASMYSPMPPSQLLHHGQSQLPQAFLQNIQLNQVQSQSQSEFFQHQLQQVYPFGKQNQQQILQQQQALQHQETQQQKFLSDHQQVPSEASVFSQPISEPQSQSATMQNISLISQSRSFSDSNTNCVSTSDASPLHNILSQFSPGEASHLLSWPRTNQLITSGPRPSKQVAVDSILPSGAQCMIPRVEQLGVSEPNISQRSVMLPPFPGRECAVNQDGNMDARNQLLFGVNIDSSSLLMQNGMTSLCNVGRESDSTGMHYDASNFVGSSVHDFALSQALTGSSGLEETGFLQSSQNADQLNQKGGTFVKVSKSGSFGRSLDITRFSSYNELRSELGRMFGLEGQLEDPLRSGWQLVFVDRENDILLVGDDPWQEFVNNVWCIKILSPQEVQQMGKQDVNFLNSGPIKMLPTNGCDNYISRQDSRNLSTRVASMGSLEH from the exons ATGAGGCTTTCATCATCAGGTCTGGGCAATCAGCAACAGGAAG ATACGGAAGAACAGAGGTGTCTGAATTCAGAGTTATGGCATGCTTGTGCTGGACCTCTAGTTTCATTACCCCCTGTTGGAAGTCGGGTGGTCTATTTCCCACAGGGCCATAGTGAACAG GTAGCTGCTTCAACTAACAAGGAGATTGATTCACTGCCCAGCTACCGAAGCTTACCTCCTCAGCTGGTTTGTCAGCTGCATAATGTTACTATGCAT GCAGATGTAGAGTCAGATGAAGTTTATTCCCAGATGACATTGCAACCACTGAATCCA GAAGAGCAAAAAGAACCTTATCTACCTACTGAATTGGGTACAGCAAGCAAGCAGCCAACCAATTATTTCTGTAAGACATTGACTGCAAGTGACACCAGTACGCATGGTGGATTCTCTGTTCCTCGTCGAGCAGCAGAAAAAGTCTTCCCGCCGCTG GATTTTTCACTGCAGCCACCTGCACAGGAGTTGATTGCGATGGACCTCCATGGCAATGAGTGGAAGTTCCGTCACATCTTTCGAG GTCAGCCAAAGAGGCATCTTCTTACAACAGGATGGAGTGTTTTTGTGAGTGCAAAGAGACTGATTGCAGGGGATTCCGTACTTTTTATCTG gaatgataacaatcaattactTCTGGGAATTCGACGTGCTAATAGACCACAGACAGTTATGCCTTCATCTGTATTATCAAGTGATAGCATGCACATAGGGCTTCTTGCTGCAGCTGCACATGCTGCCGCGACAAATAGCCGATTTACCATATTTTATAACCCAAG GGCAAGTCCTTCTGAATTTGTGATCCCATTAGCCAAGTATGTTAAAGCAGTTTATCACACCCGTATTTCTGTGGGTATGCGTTTCCGGATGCTTTTTGAGACGGAAGAGTCAAGTGTTCGACG ATACATGGGTACAATTACAGGAATTGGTGATCTTGACCCTGTGCATTGGCCAAATTCACATTGGCGCTCTGTGAAA GTTGGCTGGGATGAGTCAACGGCTGGAGAGAGGCAGCCCAAGGTGTCACTCTGGGAGATTGAACCTCTAACAACCTTTCCAATGTACCCATCTCCTTTTCCTTTTAGGCTTAAGCGACCATGGCCTCCTGGATTGCCCTCCCTCCATG GTGGAAAGCATGATGATTTCAGTCTGAGTTCGCCTGTGACGTGGTTCAGAAATGGTGGAAATCCAGGACTTCAGTCGCTGAATTTTCAGGGTACTGGTGTTACACCCTGGACGCAGCCAAGGTTCGATACAACGATTCTTGGTCTGCCGCCTGACATGTACCTTACAATGGCCGCAGATGGCATTCAAGAAACAAGGACCATGGATCCCACAAAACAAGTATCATCTGCAATGCTGCAATTCCAGCAAATGCAGAACACAGCTAGCATGTACTCTCCAATGCCTCCAAGTCAGCTTTTACACCATGGTCAATCTCAACTTCCACAAGCCTTTCTTCAGAATATTCAATTAAACCAAGTGCAGAGCCAGTCTCAGTctgaatttttccagcatcagttGCAGCAGGTATACCCATTTGGCAAGCAGAACCAACAACAGATTCTGCAGCAGCAGCAAGCACTGCAGCATCAAGAAACCCAACAGCAGAAGTTTTTGTCTGATCATCAACAAGTTCCTAGCGAAGCATCagtcttctctcaacctatatctgAGCCCCAATCTCAATCAGCTACTATGCAAAATATTTCTTTGATTTCCCAGTCACGGAGCTTTTCAGACTCCAATACTAACTGTGTCTCAACATCTGATGCCTCCCCGTTGCATAATATTTTGAGTCAGTTTTCTCCAGGAGAAGCATCACATTTGCTTAGTTGGCCAAGAACCAACCAACTTATTACTTCTGGTCCCCGTCCATCAAAACAAGTGGCAGTTGACTCAATTCTCCCTTCTGGAGCCCAATGCATGATACCTCGGGTGGAACAATTAGGTGTCTCAGAGCCTAACATTTCTCAGCGGTCTGTTATGTTGCCACCATTTCCAGGAAGAGAATGTGCAGTGAATCAGGATGGTAACATGGATGCCCGAAATCAACTCTTATTCGGAGTTAATATAGACTCCTCATCACTTTTAATGCAGAATGGCATGACAAGCCTCTGCAATGTTGGCCGTGAAAGTGATTCAACTGGCATGCACTATGATGCTAGCAATTTTGTAGGTTCCTCTGTACATGATTTTGCGTTGAGTCAAGCATTGACAGGTTCCAGTGGTTTAGAGGAAACAGGATTTTTGCAGTCTTCACAAAATGCGGATCAACTAAACCAGAAGGGTGGAACATTTGTTAAG GTTTCCAAATCAGGGTCCTTTGGGAGGTCACTAGACATTACCAGGTTTAGCAGCTACAATGAGCTGCGCAGTGAGCTTGGGCGTATGTTTGGCCTAGAAGGCCAGTTGGAAGACCCTTTAAGATCAGGCTGGCAGCTTGTATTTGTTGACAGGGAGAATGATATTCTTCTTGTTGGTGATGATCCCTGGCA GGAGTTTGTGAACAACGTATGGTGCATAAAAATACTTTCGCCGCAAGAAGTGCAGCAGATGGGCAAACAGGATGTCAATTTCCTGAACTCCGGCCCCATAAAAATGCTTCCAACCAATGGTTGCGACAACTACATCAGTCGGCAGGATTCAAGAAATCTGAGCACCAGGGTCGCATCGATGGGCTCACTGGAACACTGA